A genomic segment from Thermus sp. LT1-2-5 encodes:
- the raiA gene encoding ribosome-associated translation inhibitor RaiA: MNVYKLIGRNLEITDAIRDYVEKKLSRLDRYQNGELMAKVVLSLAGSPHVERKAKAEVQVDLPGGLVRVEEEDTDLYAAIDRMVDRLETQLKRFKERRFVGKRHSYQGPPPPEVRDLEALRKPEEEEGPKIVRVKRFEMKPMSPEEAAFQMEALGHDFFVFRNADTEEISVIYRRKDGNYGLIEPA, from the coding sequence ATGAACGTCTACAAGCTCATCGGCCGTAACCTGGAGATCACCGACGCCATCCGGGACTACGTGGAGAAGAAGCTTTCCCGCCTGGACCGGTACCAAAACGGGGAGCTCATGGCCAAGGTGGTCCTTTCCCTGGCGGGGAGCCCCCACGTGGAGCGGAAGGCCAAGGCCGAGGTGCAGGTGGACCTCCCCGGGGGGCTGGTGCGGGTGGAGGAGGAGGACACCGACCTCTACGCCGCCATTGACCGGATGGTGGACCGCTTGGAAACCCAGCTCAAGCGCTTTAAGGAGCGGCGCTTCGTGGGCAAGCGCCACTCCTACCAGGGCCCCCCGCCCCCGGAGGTGCGGGACCTCGAGGCCCTGCGCAAGCCCGAGGAGGAGGAAGGCCCTAAGATCGTGCGGGTGAAGCGCTTTGAGATGAAGCCCATGAGCCCCGAGGAGGCCGCCTTCCAAATGGAGGCCTTGGGGCACGACTTCTTCGTCTTCCGCAACGCCGACACCGAGGAGATCAGCGTCATCTACCGCCGCAAGGACGGGAACTACGGCCTCATCGAGCCCGCCTAG
- a CDS encoding peroxiredoxin, which yields MRTLGLLLFLGFLRAQALAPGDPAPLLEAQDSYGRPVDFRGSYVVLWFYPKAKSPGCTAQAKRYSELYEAFQSLGVRVYGVSHDPAKEQCDFVEHLSLKGGMIPDPQGRLARAYGVRSLLGFYSRDTLLLNPEGRVERIWRRMNPFTDADTVLAYLRERLR from the coding sequence ATGCGCACCTTAGGCCTTCTCCTCTTCTTGGGTTTCCTCCGGGCCCAGGCCCTGGCCCCGGGAGACCCAGCGCCCCTCCTAGAAGCCCAGGACAGCTACGGCCGCCCCGTGGACTTCAGGGGGAGCTACGTGGTCCTTTGGTTCTACCCCAAGGCCAAAAGCCCAGGCTGCACCGCCCAGGCCAAGCGCTATAGCGAGCTTTACGAGGCCTTCCAAAGCCTAGGGGTGCGGGTCTATGGAGTAAGCCACGACCCCGCCAAGGAGCAGTGCGACTTCGTGGAACACCTTTCCTTAAAGGGGGGCATGATTCCCGACCCCCAAGGCCGGCTAGCCCGGGCCTACGGGGTGCGAAGCCTCCTGGGCTTCTACAGCCGGGACACCCTCCTCCTCAACCCCGAGGGCCGGGTGGAACGGATCTGGCGCAGGATGAACCCCTTTACCGATGCAGACACCGTCTTGGCCTACCTGAGGGAGCGCCTGCGCTAA
- a CDS encoding ABC transporter permease: MYAIRQGLRQILRHPTASLATFFTALVSFALLYFLGLLLWNLERVVQTLEKELEVAAFLRPGANVEAVLSEIQSWPEVAAARLVTKEEALAELVLDYPYLAEAKDLVENPLPDTLRLRLKDPEAVRQVAARLRGLPGIEGVEYGGELTERLVQVLGGSRLAMGILVGLLLLNTFFSVMGSIRLSMESRKEALSIMLLVGATRRFIQGPFVVEGLFLTLGAGALAVAFGGLLYRALAQAVQGLLPFLPVLGPEDLLRTGLLVLALAGVLGAGGAFMASRAYLKEV, translated from the coding sequence GTGTACGCCATCCGCCAGGGCCTGCGGCAGATCCTGCGCCACCCCACGGCCAGCCTCGCCACCTTCTTCACCGCCTTGGTCTCTTTCGCCCTCCTCTACTTCCTGGGCCTTCTCCTTTGGAACCTGGAACGGGTGGTCCAAACCCTGGAGAAGGAGCTGGAGGTAGCGGCCTTCCTGCGGCCAGGGGCCAACGTGGAAGCCGTCTTGAGCGAGATCCAGTCCTGGCCCGAGGTGGCGGCGGCCCGGCTCGTCACCAAGGAGGAGGCCTTGGCCGAGCTGGTCCTGGACTACCCTTACCTGGCGGAGGCCAAGGACCTGGTGGAAAACCCCCTCCCCGACACCCTGCGCCTCCGGCTCAAAGACCCCGAGGCGGTGCGCCAGGTGGCGGCGCGCCTGCGCGGCCTCCCCGGAATCGAAGGGGTGGAGTACGGGGGAGAGCTCACGGAGCGCCTGGTGCAGGTCCTGGGGGGAAGCCGACTGGCCATGGGAATCCTGGTGGGGCTTCTCCTCCTCAACACCTTCTTTAGCGTCATGGGCTCCATCCGCCTCTCCATGGAAAGCCGCAAGGAAGCCCTTTCCATCATGCTCCTGGTGGGGGCCACCCGGCGCTTCATCCAGGGCCCTTTCGTGGTGGAGGGGCTTTTCCTCACCCTGGGGGCGGGGGCCTTGGCCGTGGCCTTCGGAGGGCTCCTCTACCGGGCCTTGGCCCAGGCGGTGCAGGGGCTTTTGCCCTTTTTGCCGGTGCTGGGGCCGGAGGACCTCCTGCGCACGGGGCTTTTGGTCCTGGCCCTGGCGGGGGTCTTGGGGGCCGGGGGGGCCTTCATGGCCAGCCGGGCCTACCTGAAGGAGGTCTAG
- a CDS encoding peptidoglycan DD-metalloendopeptidase family protein, translating to MRLWLLLLLSLSLLGLSQDLKAQEEAVRRLEAQAARARSLDQETARRIQALNRELARLSARVEGLLGEKARLEKEIARLEGERVRLRQEIARLQEAVRQTEGRIAKLERDLESLKARLQALMRSLYRERAGRYLPLLRAQSFTDLAVRARWVGYLSAQDTALVRTFQATLKALREERERLSLLLADLSQKEASLAETQAALEREKRGLEATLAALQREEQGKRALLRDALQERQRLQAELAALQARVLAERQRLLELRRQEEERRRQEEAQKAEAARRQAALRPQVVVPPPPLPAQVGRLAFPVPGGRVLVPYGQEGPFQVIQGPAPGSPVQAAAEGYVAGILYLPNLGYTVMLVHTETLSTVYTNLQEPLVQEGERVSQGQLLGYTGGGLLIRPEELEFRVAVRLGAETRFVDPAAYY from the coding sequence GTGCGGCTTTGGCTCCTTCTTCTCCTGAGCCTGTCCCTCCTGGGCCTGTCCCAGGACCTCAAGGCCCAGGAGGAGGCGGTGCGCCGCCTCGAGGCCCAGGCGGCCCGGGCCAGGAGCCTGGACCAGGAAACTGCGCGGCGCATCCAGGCCTTAAACCGGGAGCTCGCCCGCCTTTCCGCCCGGGTGGAGGGCCTTCTTGGGGAAAAGGCCCGCCTGGAAAAGGAGATCGCCCGCCTGGAAGGCGAGCGCGTCCGCCTGCGCCAAGAGATCGCCCGGCTTCAGGAGGCCGTACGCCAGACGGAAGGCCGCATCGCCAAGCTGGAGCGGGACCTGGAAAGCCTCAAGGCCCGGCTCCAAGCCCTCATGCGAAGCCTCTACCGGGAGCGGGCCGGGCGCTACCTGCCCCTCCTCAGGGCCCAGTCCTTCACCGATTTGGCGGTGCGGGCCCGCTGGGTGGGCTACCTCTCCGCCCAGGACACCGCCTTGGTGCGCACCTTCCAGGCCACCCTAAAGGCCCTACGGGAAGAGCGGGAGCGGCTTAGCCTTCTCCTGGCCGACCTTTCCCAGAAGGAGGCCTCCTTGGCGGAAACCCAGGCGGCCTTGGAGCGGGAAAAGCGGGGCCTCGAGGCCACCTTGGCCGCTTTGCAAAGGGAGGAGCAGGGCAAGCGGGCCCTCCTGCGGGACGCCCTTCAGGAGCGGCAGCGGCTGCAGGCGGAGCTCGCCGCCCTCCAGGCCCGGGTCCTGGCGGAAAGGCAGCGCCTTTTGGAGCTAAGGCGGCAGGAGGAGGAGCGCAGGCGGCAGGAAGAAGCGCAAAAGGCGGAGGCCGCCCGCCGCCAGGCCGCCTTGCGCCCCCAGGTGGTGGTGCCGCCCCCACCCCTGCCCGCTCAGGTGGGCCGCCTGGCCTTCCCCGTGCCCGGGGGGCGGGTCCTGGTGCCCTACGGGCAGGAAGGCCCCTTCCAGGTGATCCAAGGCCCCGCCCCGGGAAGCCCGGTGCAGGCCGCCGCTGAGGGGTATGTGGCGGGCATCCTGTACCTGCCCAACCTGGGCTACACGGTGATGCTGGTGCACACGGAAACCCTCTCCACCGTCTACACCAACCTGCAAGAACCCCTGGTGCAGGAGGGCGAGAGGGTTTCCCAAGGCCAGCTTCTCGGGTACACGGGAGGCGGCCTCCTCATCCGCCCCGAGGAGCTGGAGTTCCGCGTGGCGGTGCGGTTGGGCGCGGAAACCCGCTTCGTGGACCCCGCCGCCTACTACTAG